In the Arthrobacter sp. CDRTa11 genome, GGTCTCGATGCCCTGTACTGCGGGGTCGCCCTGTCCGGAGGCCAGGACATAGGTGGTGGAATCCAGTGCACGCGCCCGGGAGAGCAGCTGCCATTGCTCCACCTTGCCGGGACCGGACCCCCAGGAGGCGCAGAGGATGTTGACTTCGGCACCCCGCTCGGCGTTGGCGGTGAACAAAGCCGGAAAGCGGATGTCGTAACAGGTGGCCAGGCCAAAGGTGAGGCCACCGGCGTCGAAGGTTACGGGGCCTGTTCCGGGCTCCACGGTGTCCGATTCAAGAAAGCCAAACGCGTCAAAGAGGTGGACTTTGTCGTAGCTGGCGTCCACGCCCGGTCCGGTGGCCAGGAGGGTATTGCGCACCTTTCCGCGGCCGCTGCCTGAGGGCGAGCCCGGTGTGAACATCCCCGCCACAATTACCAGGCCGAGCGATTCGGCGATGCCCCGCACCTGACTCGCCCAGGGCCCGTCCACCGGTTCGGCGATATCCAGCAAGGAGTTGCCGAAGGCCCGCATGGTGGCCTCGGGGAACACCACCATTTCCGCTCCGCCGGCCTTGGCCTTGTGGGCGTACTCCTCCACAAGAGCCAGGTTTTTGCCAAGCTCCCGGCCAGTGATGATCTGGGCAAGTGCAACCCGCATAACTACCTCCCATAAGACTCGTCCATCCAGTATGCAATGCCGCCGGGTGATGCCGTGGGCGGCAGAAGCACAGCTTCACAACCAGCAGGGAAAACCGGCGATTTGCGCGCGGCGGCTAATATTTAGGTGATGGTCATGCCGCTCTTTGATACTGCTTCCACCATGGACGCCTCCGCCGCGCTTCCTTTAGGTGTGACTGTTCCGCGCCCGGGTTCCTCCGGTGGGGAGCACCATTCGCAGTCCCGGGCGAACGTGGCGGTCTATGCGCCGGGTGT is a window encoding:
- a CDS encoding carbon-nitrogen hydrolase family protein, whose amino-acid sequence is MRVALAQIITGRELGKNLALVEEYAHKAKAGGAEMVVFPEATMRAFGNSLLDIAEPVDGPWASQVRGIAESLGLVIVAGMFTPGSPSGSGRGKVRNTLLATGPGVDASYDKVHLFDAFGFLESDTVEPGTGPVTFDAGGLTFGLATCYDIRFPALFTANAERGAEVNILCASWGSGPGKVEQWQLLSRARALDSTTYVLASGQGDPAVQGIETKGSAPTGVGHSAVVSPFGEVLAELDGAPDLLFADLDAAVVKEARQKLPVLANRREF